From a single Diachasmimorpha longicaudata isolate KC_UGA_2023 chromosome 13, iyDiaLong2, whole genome shotgun sequence genomic region:
- the LOC135168338 gene encoding uncharacterized protein LOC135168338 isoform X2 — MSGMSDTKVLTSAIVPSYISNGYYGYVAPIRDFTDCGSGSRAENTSVCGQNYHISNESSLTTTEGLERSVHYQGNYYSTMSMDMETDELGMGMCCQNNHYVIPEMPSGGKVLGGNEGMCFHRPSRKRNSEQWGGTDRGGVGFKRLKAGSGNSRVDHGPTVPGSPQMHNGMSPLFMTPQPLTLTCHSILANDCCTGAAGAPVHTSCMRQCSWRHMAARCIIINASSSLTMVLLRLNSDCLVH; from the exons ATGTCGGGGATGAGTGATACGAAGGTGCTCACCAGCGCTATTGTCCCCTCGTACATCTCAAACGGTTATTATGGTTATGTTGCACCAATCCGTGATTTTACCGATTGTGGAAGTGGTTCACGAGCTGAAAATACAAGTGTTTGTGGCCAGAATTATCACATCTCCAACGAGTCGAGTCTGACGACAACAGAAGGATTGGAGAGATCTGTGCACTATCAGGGGAATTATTACAGTACCATGAGCATGGATATGGAGACTGATGAGCTTGGTATGGGCATGTGCTGCCAAAATAACCATTACGTGATTCCAGAGATGCCGAGTGGCGGGAAGGTGCTGGGTGGTAATGAAGGCATGTGTTTTCATCGTCCCAGTCGTAAACGCAACTCTGAGCAGTGGGGAGGGACCGACAGAGGGGGAGTTGGCTTCAAGAGGCTCAAAGCAG GCAGTGGTAACAGCCGCGTTGACCATGGCCCCACAGTGCCAGGATCACCCCAGATGCACAATGGCATGTCACCACTTTTTATGACTCCCCAACCACTGACACTGACGTGCCACTCGATTCTGGCCAACGATTGCTGCACAGGAGCAGCAG GTGCACCAGTGCACACCAGCTGCATGAGACAATGCTCCTGGAGACACATGGCTGCTCGGTGTATCATCATCAACGCCAGCAGCTCATTGACAATGGTACTGTTGAGACTGAATTCTGATTGTCTCGTTCATTAG
- the LOC135168338 gene encoding uncharacterized protein LOC135168338 isoform X1 — MSGMSDTKVLTSAIVPSYISNGYYGYVAPIRDFTDCGSGSRAENTSVCGQNYHISNESSLTTTEGLERSVHYQGNYYSTMSMDMETDELGMGMCCQNNHYVIPEMPSGGKVLGGNEGMCFHRPSRKRNSEQWGGTDRGGVGFKRLKAGSGNSRVDHGPTVPGSPQMHNGMSPLFMTPQPLTLTCHSILANDCCTGAAGKPHNCHFVNNEIIDCERVSDRCTSAHQLHETMLLETHGCSVYHHQRQQLIDNGTVETEF; from the exons ATGTCGGGGATGAGTGATACGAAGGTGCTCACCAGCGCTATTGTCCCCTCGTACATCTCAAACGGTTATTATGGTTATGTTGCACCAATCCGTGATTTTACCGATTGTGGAAGTGGTTCACGAGCTGAAAATACAAGTGTTTGTGGCCAGAATTATCACATCTCCAACGAGTCGAGTCTGACGACAACAGAAGGATTGGAGAGATCTGTGCACTATCAGGGGAATTATTACAGTACCATGAGCATGGATATGGAGACTGATGAGCTTGGTATGGGCATGTGCTGCCAAAATAACCATTACGTGATTCCAGAGATGCCGAGTGGCGGGAAGGTGCTGGGTGGTAATGAAGGCATGTGTTTTCATCGTCCCAGTCGTAAACGCAACTCTGAGCAGTGGGGAGGGACCGACAGAGGGGGAGTTGGCTTCAAGAGGCTCAAAGCAG GCAGTGGTAACAGCCGCGTTGACCATGGCCCCACAGTGCCAGGATCACCCCAGATGCACAATGGCATGTCACCACTTTTTATGACTCCCCAACCACTGACACTGACGTGCCACTCGATTCTGGCCAACGATTGCTGCACAGGAGCAGCAGGTAAACCTCataattgtcatttcgttaataatgaaattattgattgtGAGAGAGTGAGCGATAGGTGCACCAGTGCACACCAGCTGCATGAGACAATGCTCCTGGAGACACATGGCTGCTCGGTGTATCATCATCAACGCCAGCAGCTCATTGACAATGGTACTGTTGAGACTGAATTCTGA